The proteins below come from a single Azospirillum thermophilum genomic window:
- the pflB gene encoding formate C-acetyltransferase — MDTLLTESMVPSLAETPSLNPWRGFAGGTWRQEVNVRDFILQNVTPYEGDAAFVAGPTGKTKQLWDEVAELLKKERASKGGVLDADTEVFSSITSHAPGYIDQDLELIVGLQTEKPLKRAILPFGGWRMVKNGLEAYGYTPSPKLEEVFPALRKTHNDGVFDAYSEEALRCRKSGVITGLPDAYGRGRIIGDYRRLALYGADFLIEDKKAQVKSLELNSLDEDTLRLREELAEQIKALKDLVKMAKSYGFDVARPAANAREAVQWTYLAYLAAVKEANGAAMSLGRVSSFLDVYIERDLREGTLCEAEAQALIDHFVMKLRMVRFLRTPEYDQLFSGDPTWVTECIGGMALDGRPLVTKNSFRMLQTLHNLGPAPEPNLTVLWSEKLPEGFKAFCAETSIRTCSLQYESDDLMRPYWGDDYGIACCVSAMRIGKQMQFFGARANLAKTLLYAINGGRDEVSGEQVGPAFAPVTGDVLDYDTVVARFVPMMEWLAKAYMNALNTIHYMHDKYMYERLEMALHDRDILRTMACGIAGLSVVADSLSAIRHATVKVVRDERGLATDFVIEGEYPAFGNNDERVDAIATWLVETFMGMLRKQKTYRNALPTQSVLTITSNVVYGKKTGNTPDGRKAGQPFAPGANPMHGRDRKGAVASMASVAKLPYAHAQDGISYTFTIVPGALGRTEGERVDNLVGLLDGYFAQGGHHINVNVFDRETLLHAMDHPELYPQLTIRVSGYAVNFIKLTREQQLDVISRTFHDKH, encoded by the coding sequence ATGGATACGCTGTTGACGGAATCGATGGTCCCTTCGCTGGCCGAGACGCCGTCCCTCAACCCCTGGCGCGGCTTCGCCGGTGGAACCTGGCGGCAGGAGGTCAACGTCCGCGACTTCATCCTGCAGAACGTGACGCCCTACGAGGGTGATGCGGCCTTCGTTGCGGGCCCGACGGGCAAGACGAAGCAGCTCTGGGACGAGGTGGCGGAGCTCCTGAAGAAGGAGCGGGCGAGCAAAGGCGGCGTGCTCGACGCCGATACCGAGGTCTTCTCCTCGATCACCTCGCACGCCCCGGGCTACATCGACCAGGACCTCGAGCTCATCGTCGGCCTGCAGACCGAAAAGCCCCTCAAGCGCGCCATCTTGCCCTTCGGCGGCTGGCGCATGGTCAAGAACGGCCTCGAGGCCTACGGCTACACCCCCTCGCCCAAGCTCGAGGAGGTCTTCCCGGCCCTGCGCAAGACCCACAACGACGGCGTCTTCGACGCCTACTCCGAGGAGGCCCTGCGCTGCCGCAAGTCCGGCGTCATCACCGGGCTGCCCGACGCCTACGGCCGCGGCCGCATCATCGGCGACTACCGCCGCCTCGCGCTCTACGGCGCCGACTTCCTGATCGAGGACAAGAAGGCCCAGGTCAAGTCGCTCGAGCTCAACAGCCTCGACGAGGATACCCTGCGCCTGCGCGAGGAGCTGGCCGAGCAGATCAAGGCCCTCAAGGACTTGGTCAAGATGGCCAAGTCCTACGGCTTCGACGTCGCCCGCCCGGCCGCCAACGCCCGCGAGGCGGTGCAGTGGACCTACCTGGCCTATCTGGCGGCGGTCAAGGAGGCCAACGGTGCCGCCATGTCCTTGGGCCGCGTCTCCAGCTTCCTCGACGTCTACATCGAGCGCGACCTGCGCGAGGGCACGCTGTGCGAGGCCGAGGCCCAGGCGCTGATCGACCACTTCGTCATGAAGCTCCGCATGGTCCGCTTCCTGCGCACGCCGGAATACGACCAGCTGTTCTCCGGCGACCCGACCTGGGTGACCGAGTGCATCGGCGGCATGGCGCTGGACGGCCGGCCGCTGGTGACGAAGAACAGCTTCCGCATGCTGCAGACCCTGCACAACCTCGGCCCGGCGCCCGAGCCGAACCTGACGGTGCTGTGGTCGGAGAAGCTGCCGGAGGGCTTCAAGGCCTTCTGCGCCGAGACCTCGATCAGGACCTGCTCGCTGCAGTATGAGAGCGACGACCTGATGCGGCCCTACTGGGGCGACGACTACGGCATCGCCTGCTGCGTCTCGGCCATGCGCATCGGCAAGCAGATGCAGTTCTTCGGCGCCCGCGCCAACCTGGCCAAGACGCTGTTGTACGCCATCAACGGCGGGCGCGACGAGGTGTCGGGCGAGCAGGTCGGCCCGGCCTTCGCGCCGGTCACCGGCGACGTGCTCGACTACGACACGGTGGTGGCGCGCTTCGTGCCGATGATGGAGTGGCTGGCCAAGGCCTACATGAACGCGCTCAACACCATCCACTACATGCACGACAAGTACATGTACGAGCGGCTGGAGATGGCGCTGCACGACCGCGACATCCTGCGCACCATGGCCTGCGGCATCGCCGGCCTGTCGGTGGTGGCGGACAGCCTGTCGGCGATCCGGCACGCCACGGTGAAGGTGGTGCGCGACGAGCGCGGGCTGGCGACCGACTTCGTGATCGAGGGCGAGTACCCGGCCTTCGGCAACAACGACGAGCGGGTGGACGCCATCGCGACCTGGCTGGTCGAGACCTTCATGGGGATGCTGCGCAAGCAGAAGACCTACCGCAACGCGCTGCCGACGCAGTCGGTGCTGACCATCACCTCCAACGTGGTGTACGGCAAGAAGACGGGCAACACGCCGGACGGCCGCAAGGCCGGCCAGCCCTTCGCGCCGGGGGCCAACCCGATGCACGGGCGGGACAGGAAGGGGGCGGTGGCCTCGATGGCGTCGGTGGCGAAGCTGCCCTACGCGCACGCGCAGGACGGCATCAGCTACACCTTCACCATCGTGCCGGGTGCCCTGGGCCGCACCGAGGGCGAGCGGGTGGACAATCTGGTGGGTCTGCTCGACGGCTACTTCGCCCAGGGCGGCCACCACATCAACGTCAACGTCTTCGACCGCGAGACGCTGCTGCACGCCATGGACCATCCGGAGCTCTATCCGCAGCTCACCATCCGGGTGTCCGGCTATGCCGTCAACTTCATCAAGCTGACGCGCGAGCAGCAGCTCGACGTCATCTCCCGGACCTTCCATGACAAGCACTGA
- a CDS encoding HPF/RaiA family ribosome-associated protein has protein sequence MRLPLQIVFRNMDPSPALDFIIREQAGKLERFCQDIMGCRVIVESPHRHQYKGKLYEVRIVLTVPQAELVTSRQGPEDQAHEDPRVAIRDAFDAMRRELEDYTRRLRQDVKAHALP, from the coding sequence ATGCGTCTTCCGTTGCAGATCGTGTTCCGGAACATGGACCCGTCGCCGGCCCTGGACTTCATCATCCGGGAGCAGGCAGGCAAGCTCGAGCGCTTCTGCCAGGACATCATGGGCTGCCGGGTCATCGTCGAATCGCCGCACCGGCATCAGTACAAGGGCAAGCTCTACGAAGTCCGCATCGTCCTCACCGTCCCGCAGGCCGAGCTGGTGACCAGCCGGCAGGGGCCGGAGGATCAGGCCCACGAGGACCCGCGGGTGGCCATCCGCGATGCGTTCGATGCCATGCGCCGCGAGCTGGAGGACTACACCCGGCGTCTTCGCCAGGACGTCAAGGCACATGCTCTGCCGTAA
- a CDS encoding amino acid ABC transporter ATP-binding protein, giving the protein MIRLSDIEKRFGDLTVLKGVTLTVAEGRVTALIGPSGGGKSTLLRCINLLEIPTAGTVRIGEEELAFHPASRPGWKDIQRLRGQTGMVFQNFQLFPHRTAVENVMEGLVTVQKWPAARARERAMALLDKVGMAHKADAWPATLSGGQQQRVAIARALAPSPRVLLCDEPTSALDPELSGEVVEVLGKLAEEGTTMVMATHDLRLASRIAHEVVFLEGGEVVETGPSRTLFTQPARERTKRFIATLTQQGQHGEGV; this is encoded by the coding sequence GTGATCCGGCTGTCTGACATCGAGAAGCGCTTCGGCGACCTGACCGTCCTGAAAGGCGTCACGCTGACCGTGGCGGAGGGGCGGGTCACCGCCCTGATCGGCCCGTCCGGCGGCGGCAAGAGCACGCTGCTGCGCTGCATCAACCTGCTGGAGATCCCGACCGCCGGCACCGTGCGGATCGGCGAGGAGGAGCTGGCCTTCCATCCCGCCTCCCGGCCCGGCTGGAAGGACATCCAGCGGCTGCGCGGCCAGACCGGCATGGTGTTCCAGAACTTCCAGCTCTTCCCCCACCGCACCGCGGTCGAGAATGTGATGGAGGGGCTGGTCACCGTGCAGAAATGGCCGGCGGCCAGGGCGCGCGAACGGGCGATGGCCCTGCTCGACAAGGTCGGCATGGCCCACAAGGCGGACGCCTGGCCCGCCACCCTGTCCGGCGGCCAGCAGCAGCGCGTCGCCATCGCCCGCGCGCTCGCCCCGTCGCCCCGCGTCCTGCTGTGCGACGAGCCGACCTCCGCCCTCGATCCCGAGCTGTCGGGCGAGGTGGTGGAGGTGCTGGGCAAGCTGGCCGAGGAGGGCACCACCATGGTGATGGCGACGCACGACCTGCGTCTGGCCTCGCGCATCGCGCACGAGGTGGTGTTCCTGGAGGGCGGCGAGGTGGTGGAGACCGGCCCGTCCCGCACGCTGTTCACCCAGCCGGCGCGCGAGCGGACCAAACGCTTCATCGCCACGCTGACCCAGCAGGGCCAGCATGGGGAAGGGGTGTAA